From the genome of Gilliamella sp. wkB7, one region includes:
- the iscU gene encoding Fe-S cluster assembly scaffold IscU, which translates to MAYSEKVVDHYENPRNVGSFDQNDPNVGSGMVGAPACGDVMRLQIKVNDDGIIEDAKFKTYGCGSAIASSSLVTEWIKGKSLDEAQAIKNTDIAKELELPPVKIHCSLLAEDAIKAAIDDYKTKKGQS; encoded by the coding sequence ATGGCATACAGTGAAAAAGTAGTTGATCACTATGAAAACCCTCGTAATGTTGGTTCTTTTGATCAAAATGATCCTAATGTTGGTAGTGGCATGGTTGGTGCACCGGCATGTGGTGATGTTATGCGTTTACAAATCAAAGTAAATGATGACGGTATAATTGAAGATGCTAAATTTAAAACTTATGGTTGTGGTAGTGCAATTGCATCAAGTTCTTTAGTTACTGAGTGGATTAAAGGTAAATCTTTGGATGAAGCGCAAGCAATCAAAAATACAGATATTGCTAAAGAACTTGAGTTACCACCTGTTAAAATTCACTGTTCGCTTTTAGCGGAAGACGCAATTAAAGCAGCAATTGATGACTATAAAACTAAAAAAGGTCAAAGTTAA
- the iscA gene encoding iron-sulfur cluster assembly protein IscA: MAITLTNSAANRVQAFLANRGKGVGLRLGVKTSGCSGMAYVLEFADIINDDDSVFEDKNVKVIVDKKSLVYIDGTELDFVKEGLNEGFKFNNPNAQNECGCGESFNV, encoded by the coding sequence ATGGCAATTACACTAACAAATAGCGCCGCTAATCGTGTTCAGGCTTTTCTTGCCAATCGAGGAAAAGGGGTAGGATTGCGGTTAGGCGTTAAAACATCCGGTTGCTCTGGTATGGCATATGTTTTAGAGTTTGCTGATATTATTAACGATGATGATAGTGTGTTTGAAGATAAAAATGTTAAAGTCATTGTTGATAAAAAAAGTTTAGTTTATATCGATGGTACCGAACTGGATTTTGTTAAAGAAGGATTAAACGAAGGTTTTAAATTTAATAATCCCAATGCGCAAAATGAATGTGGCTGCGGTGAAAGCTTTAATGTGTAA
- the hscB gene encoding Fe-S protein assembly co-chaperone HscB: MPNYFELFDLPVKLPVDVSLLTAHYQQLQRQYHPDNFATANDNDKMMMVQKSAMINDGYHTLKNPIKAAEHLLSLQGLDVATEQNIIHDADFLMEQFVLREKLEDIESQDDFVILDNFHSEVFARQRDVYKELLEFINKQDWETALNQIFRIRYLTRLIEQIEKLQEKQYAL; this comes from the coding sequence ATGCCTAATTACTTTGAACTATTTGATTTACCTGTTAAGCTACCAGTAGATGTTTCGTTACTAACAGCGCATTATCAACAATTACAAAGACAATATCATCCAGATAATTTTGCCACTGCTAATGATAACGATAAAATGATGATGGTACAAAAATCAGCAATGATTAATGACGGTTATCATACACTGAAAAATCCCATTAAAGCTGCTGAACATTTGTTGTCTTTGCAAGGTCTTGATGTGGCAACTGAGCAAAATATCATTCATGATGCTGATTTTTTAATGGAACAATTTGTTTTACGTGAAAAATTAGAAGATATTGAAAGTCAGGATGATTTTGTTATATTAGATAACTTTCATTCGGAAGTTTTTGCGCGTCAACGTGATGTTTATAAAGAATTATTAGAATTTATTAACAAACAAGATTGGGAAACTGCCCTTAATCAAATCTTTAGAATCCGCTATTTAACTAGATTGATAGAACAAATCGAAAAGTTACAAGAAAAACAATATGCTTTATAA